Proteins found in one Lycium ferocissimum isolate CSIRO_LF1 chromosome 6, AGI_CSIRO_Lferr_CH_V1, whole genome shotgun sequence genomic segment:
- the LOC132061399 gene encoding putative disease resistance protein RGA3, translating into MGIKDELRSGFISASFQVLLGGLAKFALEEIGKIWGVDAELRKLERALSRIQAMIEYVEHGHWNSFFSNSSKKAWQLWLEDVKTLSNVADDLLEEISLEMDLAKSKVDCYQTSSGNLIRNEILSSGRLDVPREISKLRKDLEDLACEMDKFFTFESLKVEGTKVTSLAQSYCYSANRSSSFVDHSLIVGRDIQKADIVQRLLSDANMVSHNLSLISIVGMAGIGKTTLAQVVYNDEQILKYFELKIWASVSLEFDVVRVTRSIIESVTKKSCKLTDLDPLQGKLQELLNGKRFLLVLDDFWSEKYNDWQVLSAPLRSGSKGSKIIVTTRSRGVPSLVGSDPYLVPFLHDKDCWELMKQRALLNKNICTVENVDALGLQIAKKCKGLPLMANILGSTMNCIPFEEWDAILKSNLWDLTQLRDDIFPALALSYHYLPTELKKCFAYCALFPANHKFEDENLVSLWMAEGFIQPMGERRMEDIGKQYFKDLVWRSFFYPDPIDKKIHKMHDLFHKMAQFISTDVCLQMDNDRPSCYPSFINIRHLSFCCNSSLSVELKEFPKCKRLRTFLLTCNNGANVGQGTIYLFQKFSMLRVLDLSQGGITELPDLVGCLKHLRYLNLSGNPIKFVPNSIGKLPYLQTLKLINCRELLCFPRNFRNLGNLRHLQFDKNRRITHMPPGFGELKNLQTLSAFVVGQGEGYTIMELKKMAFLKGSLHLLRLENVKDEIEAAEAKLDMKPWLEELELEWTIPRNKHDAEIVLSHIQFHGNLKKLVITNYCGVAFPPRWLNDSVHSQLRTIHLQSCRECSLLPVLGHLPFLESLRIEDMPALERVHFEFSVGFPSLKSLEFRNMLELKEWEGLRDGDMSSLHVLICKDCPSLISLPSLHILSSLTVLKIKRCSTLQSLSERMPITLKKLDVRGSTTVEERCEEGGEDWLKLRSIPALKIVSDRSSMNEPTPMEL; encoded by the coding sequence ATGGGCATCAAGGATGAGCTACGTTCAGGCTTCATCTCGGCTTCGTTCCAGGTTTTACTTGGTGGGTTAGCCAAGTTTGCTTTAGAAGAGATAGGCAAGATATGGGGTGTTGATGCTGAACTAAGAAAGCTGGAAAGAGCTCTTTCAAGAATCCAGGCCATGATTGAGTACGTGGAGCATGGCCATTGGAACAGTTTCTTCAGCAACAGCAGCAAGAAGGCATGGCAGCTCTGGCTTGAAGACGTCAAGACGCTTTCAAATGTTGCAGATGACCTTCTAGAGGAGATTTCATTGGAAATGGATCTTGCCAAGTCCAAAGTTGATTGTTACCAAACATCTAGTGGAAACCTGATACGCAATGAGATCTTGTCTTCAGGAAGACTAGATGTGCCGCGTGAAATTAGTAAATTAAGAAAAGACTTAGAAGATCTTGCTTGCGAAATGGAtaaatttttcacttttgaatCACTCAAAGTTGAGGGTACAAAAGTGACGTCCTTAGCGCAATCCTATTGTTATAGTGCTAACAGGAGCAGTTCATTCGTTGATCATTCATTAATTGTTGGGAGAGATATTCAAAAGGCAGACATCGTTCAAAGGTTACTATCTGACGCTAATATGGTTAGCCATAATTTATCTTTAATTTCCATAGTTGGAATGGCAGGAATAGGCAAAACAACACTTGCTCAAGTTGTTTACAATGATGAGCAAATCCTAAAATACTTTGAATTGAAGATATGGGCCTCAGTGTCTTTGGAATTTGATGTAGTTAGAGTCACAAGATCAATTATTGAGTCAGTCACGAAGAAAAGTTGCAAACTCACGGATTTAGACCCACTTCAAGGAAAACTTCAAGAATTGCTTAATGGTAAAAGGTTTTTGCTTGTGTTAGATGACTTTTGGAGTGAGAAGTACAATGATTGGCAGGTCTTATCCGCACCATTAAGATCTGGTTCAAAGGGTAGTAAGATTATTGTTACTACTCGAAGTAGAGGTGTACCAAGTCTTGTTGGTTCAGATCCATACCTCGTACCATTTTTACATGACAAGGATTGTTGGGAATTAATGAAGCAAAGGGCACttctaaataaaaatatttgcaCAGTAGAGAATGTTGATGCATTAGGATTACAGATAGCCAAAAAGTGCAAAGGATTGCCCTTAATGGCAAATATACTTGGGAGTACAATGAATTGCATTCCTTTTGAAGAGTGGGATGCCATTTTGAAAAGCAATTTGTGGGACTTGACTCAGTTGAGAGATGATATATTTCCAGCTTTAGCACTTAGTTACCATTATCTTCCTACAGAATTGAAGAAATGTTTTGCTTATTGTGCTTTATTCCCTGCAAATCATAAGTTTGAAGATGAAAATTTGGTGTCACTTTGGATGGCAGAAGGATTCATTCAACCTATGGGTGAAAGAAGAATGGAAGACATTGGTAAGCAGTACTTTAAGGATCTGGTCTGGAGGTCCTTTTTTTACCCTGATCCAATAGACAAGAAGATACACAAAATGCATGATCTCTTTCACAAAATGGCTCAATTCATTTCTACAGATGTATGTTTGCAGATGGATAATGATAGACCATCTTGCTACCCATCATTTATAAACATTCGTCATTTGTCATTCTGCTGCAACAGTTCTTTGTCTGTTGAACTGAAGGAATTTCCTAAGTGCAAAAGATTACGGACCTTCCTTTTGACATGTAACAATGGTGCAAATGTTGGTCAAGGAACAATTTACCTCTTTCAGAAATTCAGTATGCTAAGAGTATTGGATTTGAGTCAAGGGGGCATTACTGAGCTTCCAGATTTAGTTGGTTGTTTAAAGCACCTCCGTTACCTAAATCTGTCTGGTAACCCTATCAAATTTGTTCCAAATTCAATAGGTAAACTCCCTTATTTACAGACACTTAAGCTGATTAATTGCAGAGAGCTTCTTTGTTTCCCGAGGAACTTCAGGAATTTGGGAAACCTTCGGCATCTTCAGTTTGATAAGAATAGGCGAATAACACACATGCCACCAGGATTTGGAGAACTAAAAAATCTTCAAACCCTGTCTGCATTTGTTGTTGGTCAAGGTGAAGGTTATACTATCATGGAACTGAAGAAAATGGCATTTCTCAAGGGATCGCTTCATCTCTTGAGACTTGAAAATGTAAAAGATGAAATTGAGGCAGCAGAGGCCAAGTTAGACATGAAGCCGTGGCTCGAGGAACTTGAGTTGGAATGGACCATTCCTAGAAATAAGCATGATGCTGAAATAGTCCTTAGTCACATTCAGTTTCATGGAAATCTGAAAAAATTGGTGATAACAAACTATTGCGGTGTGGCTTTTCCTCCACGTTGGTTAAATGATTCAGTTCACTCCCAACTCAGAACTATTCACCTGCAGAGTTGTCGAGAATGCTCGTTGCTCCCAGTTCTTGGACATCTCCCGTTCCTTGAATCTCTCCGTATTGAAGATATGCCTGCACTGGAACGCGTTCACTTTGAATTTTCTGTGGGATTTCCGTCATTGAAGTCACTTGAATTCAGGAACATGCTGGAGCTGAAAGAATGGGAGGGTTTAAGAGATGGAGATATGTCTTCCCTTCATGTTCTCATATGCAAAGATTGTCCCAGCCTAATAAGTCTACCTTCTCTTCACATCCTTAGTTCTCTCACCGTATTAAAGATCAAACGCTGCTCAACACTTCAGTCATTGTCTGAAAGGATGCCTATTACTCTCAAGAAGCTTGACGTAAGAGGAAGTACGACTGTTGAGGAACGATGTGAAGAAGGTGGAGAGGATTGGTTAAAGTTAAGATCAATACCAGCCCTCAAGATTGTTAGTGACAGAAGCAGTATGAATGAACCGACTCCAATGGAGCTTTGA